The Aminithiophilus ramosus genome contains a region encoding:
- a CDS encoding bifunctional enoyl-CoA hydratase/phosphate acetyltransferase — protein MAFENLDFLLERCRGRSASPVAVAAAHDADVLTALDSARREGIVEPILIGSAGRIAAMCHDLGLDLTSCPIVDVADDETASRRAVALVASGEARMVMKGQVKTATLLKAVLDKKEGLRTGSVLSHLFLLEIPRLGRVCAITDGGLNTYPTLQEKVHLIENAVACYRRLGVDCPRVAVLAAVETVNPAMACTLDAAALTQMNRRGQIRNCLVDGPLALDNAVSLSSAHLKGIDSDVAGRADILLMPHIEAGNLVGKVALSLLGSRGAGAVLGAKAPVILTSRTDSAETKLLSIALGVLLS, from the coding sequence TTGGCCTTTGAAAATCTCGATTTTCTCCTGGAACGCTGCCGGGGACGGTCGGCGTCGCCCGTGGCCGTCGCCGCCGCCCACGACGCCGACGTGCTCACGGCCCTCGACAGCGCCCGCCGCGAGGGCATCGTCGAGCCCATCCTCATCGGCTCGGCCGGCCGCATCGCCGCCATGTGCCACGATCTCGGCCTCGATCTGACGTCGTGTCCGATCGTCGACGTGGCCGATGACGAGACCGCTTCGAGACGGGCCGTCGCCCTCGTCGCCTCCGGCGAGGCACGGATGGTCATGAAAGGACAGGTCAAGACGGCGACGCTTCTCAAGGCCGTCCTCGACAAGAAGGAGGGGCTGAGGACGGGCAGCGTCCTCAGCCACCTCTTCCTCCTCGAGATCCCCCGCCTCGGACGGGTCTGCGCCATCACCGACGGCGGACTCAACACCTACCCCACCTTGCAGGAGAAAGTCCACCTCATCGAGAACGCCGTCGCCTGCTACCGCCGCCTCGGCGTCGACTGCCCCCGCGTGGCCGTCCTGGCCGCCGTCGAGACGGTCAATCCCGCCATGGCCTGCACCCTCGACGCCGCAGCCCTGACGCAGATGAACCGCCGGGGCCAGATCAGGAACTGCCTCGTCGACGGTCCTCTGGCCCTGGACAACGCCGTCAGCCTCTCCTCGGCCCACCTCAAGGGGATCGACTCCGACGTGGCCGGCAGAGCCGACATCCTCCTCATGCCCCATATCGAAGCGGGCAATCTGGTGGGCAAGGTGGCACTGAGCCTTCTCGGCTCCCGGGGGGCGGGGGCCGTCCTGGGGGCCAAGGCTCCCGTCATCCTCACGAGCCGCACCGACAGCGCCGAGACGAAACTCCTCTCCATCGCCCTCGGCGTCCTTCTGTCATAG